Sequence from the Chelonoidis abingdonii isolate Lonesome George unplaced genomic scaffold, CheloAbing_2.0 scaffold0983, whole genome shotgun sequence genome:
GAGGCAGGGGGAGCTCAGGGCGGGACCTACCTGAGAGCAGCCCGATGCTCAGGTACAGGTGCGTCAGGCTGGTGGCGAAGGAAGCCAGGAGCATGCCCAGCCCTGAGAGGAAGCCCCCGGCCATCACCACGGGGCGCGCGCCGTACTGCGTGCTGAGGGCGCTGCCCACCGGACCTGCAGGGGACGGCAGAGAGACACCGGTCAGGCCCTTGTTAACCTGCGATACAGCTGACTCTGGGGGAGAAGTGGAGTTCTCCCTCCTACCCTCCAAAAAAAAGAGGGTCAGGATCCCCCGCCCACCACCGAACTCACTAGCAAATTGCTGCACTGCAATCCCGATGGAGGTGATCCAGGACACCCGTCCTGACAGCTCCCCGAAGTACCCCACAAACTCCATGAAGAAGACCCCAAAGGAGCGGATCACCCCGAAAACCAGCGCCGACTGGAAGAAGGCGGCCAGCACCAccatccagccccagcccccgtCAGGGGGTTCGGGGTGCACCATAGGCATTGGGGCTCACTGTAGGAGAAAAATGGGCATTAGAAAAGGCTATTTTGCCCTGGAGTA
This genomic interval carries:
- the LOC116835577 gene encoding monocarboxylate transporter 13-like — translated: MPMVHPEPPDGGWGWMVVLAAFFQSALVFGVIRSFGVFFMEFVGYFGELSGRVSWITSIGIAVQQFASPVGSALSTQYGARPVVMAGGFLSGLGMLLASFATSLTHLYLSIGLLSGRSRPELPLPLCTLGPSLPKTRSKGFWV